One stretch of Acidicapsa acidisoli DNA includes these proteins:
- a CDS encoding c-type cytochrome, with the protein MKPIAIAIACALPVAALLWRNPPAAVRAAEKAKAEKHAETNKRDADWPIYGGEAANDHYSALTQINRSNVGKLQVAWTFDTREKGGMQCSPLIVGRTLYGYTPTQKVIAIDAVTGKLLWTFDSGIAGTQPARGLTYWHTDKESRLFAGVMNYLYALDPATGQPIPGFGEGGKIDLRKQLRGDYQKQSIALTTPGVIYKDLIIVGGRNPETHPAPPGDIRAFDVHTGAMRWSFHTIPHPGEEGYSTWPADAWKKTGAANNWAGMTVDVERGIVYAPTGSAVFDFYGADRIGDDLYANTLLALDANTGKRIWHFQGVHHDIWDRDFPSPPTLVTVTRDGKQVDAVAQTTKQAYIYLFDRVTGKPLFPIQERPYPPSDVPGEVTSPTQPLPLAPEPFGRQILTQDMLTNRTAEAHQFVLNKFKAARSNGQFQPFTVDKETVIFPGFDGGAEWGGSALDPSTDVLYVNENEMAWLASLTATQTGGTPGERAYRNLCSVCHGVHREGAPPAFPALTGIDKRLSDKDIALAIHQGKGRMPGFPNIDDTLMPSLLAYLKSTEAAVASGDKQEMSGATPEAKRVAEENPAGAATYQAHCSICHGDHREGITPSFPALLGLGNRMTKQQAIEIIQKGKGRMPGFTRLTDPDLDSLLKYMGVSATGSVPTIDSAASADSSELRYQFTGYRKFLDQDGYPAISPPWGTLNAVDLNTGKYLWKIPLGEYPELAAAGMKNTGSENYGGPIVTAGGVLFIGATVFDKKMRAFDSHTGKLLWETTLPYAGVATPATYMIDGKQYVVIATGGGRDPKSPSGGEYVAFSLP; encoded by the coding sequence ATGAAACCAATAGCGATCGCGATAGCCTGCGCCCTGCCAGTAGCAGCACTCCTCTGGCGCAATCCGCCTGCCGCGGTGCGAGCAGCCGAGAAGGCCAAAGCTGAAAAGCACGCAGAAACCAACAAGCGGGATGCAGACTGGCCCATCTACGGCGGAGAAGCCGCAAACGATCACTATTCCGCGCTCACGCAGATCAACCGTTCCAACGTCGGCAAGCTGCAAGTCGCATGGACCTTCGATACGCGCGAAAAAGGCGGCATGCAGTGCAGCCCGCTGATCGTCGGACGCACTCTGTACGGATATACACCGACACAAAAGGTAATTGCCATCGATGCCGTTACAGGCAAGCTCCTTTGGACCTTCGACTCCGGCATCGCGGGAACGCAGCCAGCGCGCGGACTCACCTACTGGCACACCGACAAAGAGAGCCGCCTCTTTGCCGGCGTCATGAACTACCTCTACGCTCTCGATCCAGCGACCGGTCAACCCATCCCAGGCTTTGGCGAAGGCGGCAAAATCGATCTTCGCAAGCAACTGCGCGGAGATTATCAAAAGCAATCGATTGCCCTCACCACGCCGGGAGTGATCTACAAGGATCTCATCATAGTAGGCGGCCGCAACCCGGAAACTCATCCTGCTCCGCCAGGCGATATTCGCGCCTTTGACGTTCACACAGGCGCAATGCGCTGGAGCTTTCATACCATCCCGCATCCAGGCGAAGAAGGCTACAGCACATGGCCTGCCGATGCATGGAAGAAGACCGGTGCGGCGAATAACTGGGCGGGAATGACCGTCGATGTGGAACGTGGGATTGTCTATGCACCCACCGGTTCGGCGGTATTCGATTTCTACGGAGCCGATCGCATCGGCGACGATCTCTACGCCAACACATTGCTCGCGCTCGACGCAAACACAGGCAAGCGCATCTGGCATTTTCAAGGCGTCCATCACGACATTTGGGATCGCGATTTTCCATCCCCGCCAACTCTCGTAACCGTAACACGGGACGGAAAGCAAGTGGACGCCGTGGCTCAGACCACCAAGCAGGCATACATTTACCTCTTTGATCGCGTCACGGGCAAACCACTGTTTCCGATCCAAGAGCGGCCATATCCGCCAAGCGACGTTCCCGGCGAAGTGACCTCACCAACCCAGCCACTGCCTCTTGCGCCGGAGCCCTTCGGTCGACAAATTCTTACACAGGACATGCTGACCAATCGCACCGCCGAGGCGCACCAGTTTGTCCTCAATAAATTCAAAGCCGCTCGCAGCAACGGCCAATTCCAGCCTTTCACGGTCGACAAGGAGACAGTGATCTTCCCGGGATTCGACGGTGGCGCGGAATGGGGCGGCTCTGCTCTGGATCCGTCGACGGATGTCCTATACGTCAATGAAAATGAGATGGCGTGGCTTGCAAGTCTCACCGCGACGCAAACCGGTGGCACTCCCGGCGAGCGAGCCTATCGGAATCTATGCAGCGTCTGCCACGGAGTACACCGCGAAGGAGCGCCGCCTGCGTTTCCGGCCTTGACTGGAATCGACAAGCGTCTCTCGGACAAGGACATTGCTCTTGCAATCCACCAGGGCAAGGGAAGAATGCCCGGATTTCCAAACATCGACGACACTCTCATGCCATCGCTTCTTGCCTATCTCAAGAGCACTGAGGCGGCTGTCGCAAGCGGAGACAAGCAGGAGATGAGCGGCGCGACGCCGGAGGCGAAGAGAGTCGCGGAAGAGAATCCAGCAGGAGCGGCAACCTATCAGGCACACTGTTCCATCTGCCACGGCGACCACAGGGAAGGCATTACCCCATCCTTCCCCGCGCTCCTCGGACTTGGCAACCGCATGACAAAGCAGCAAGCAATCGAGATCATTCAAAAAGGTAAGGGACGAATGCCCGGTTTCACCAGACTTACTGATCCGGATCTCGACTCGCTTCTGAAGTACATGGGTGTCTCGGCGACTGGATCTGTCCCAACCATCGATTCCGCGGCCAGCGCAGACAGCAGCGAATTGCGATATCAGTTCACCGGCTACCGGAAGTTCCTCGATCAGGATGGATATCCCGCCATCAGCCCGCCGTGGGGAACCCTGAATGCCGTCGATCTAAACACCGGCAAATATCTATGGAAGATTCCTCTCGGTGAGTATCCCGAGTTGGCGGCTGCGGGCATGAAGAACACAGGCTCGGAGAACTATGGCGGTCCCATCGTTACCGCTGGCGGTGTGCTCTTTATCGGAGCAACGGTCTTTGACAAAAAAATGCGCGCATTCGACAGCCATACCGGAAAGCTGCTCTGGGAAACAACCCTTCCCTACGCCGGGGTTGCCACGCCGGCAACGTACATGATCGACGGCAAGCAGTATGTGGTGATTGCCACTGGCGGCGGCAGAGATCCCAAATCCCCGTCGGGTGGCGAATACGTGGCATTCTCTCTGCCTTAG
- a CDS encoding GH39 family glycosyl hydrolase, which yields MSLLSKLTFAILSFALVSSAPTQTPAEVLPIDTHAAVTPLPHFWETMFGSGRAILSLRDGYRKDLRDVHDQVGMRYVRFHAILHDEVGVYDEDEKGQAVYNFSYVDQIYDGLLERGVRPFVEISFMPRKLASNKDAIHPFWYKQNVSPPKDYAKWDALIHAFAQHLIDRYGIDEVSQWYFEVWNEPNIDFWAGNPKQATYFELYDHTARSLKAVNPRLRVGGPATAAAHWIPEFLAHTSQEHVPVDFVSTHGYADDSVEDMFGTHEDIPMRDRVCRAIQKVHGEIANSPSPSLPLFWTEWNVPSYGDLNARDNWYVGAALAKDIHDCDGQVNMMSYWTFDDVFEEGGVVQDPFHGGFGLIAAGGIKKPSFYGFSLLHELGDERLANKADDILVTRRKDGAIVIAAWNLVDLDHAAQGSAKTVQLNFEGIDSGRTATVQRIDAEHGNPLPAYLAMGSPRYPTQTQIAKLNEASALPAPTKEKLSGRTLKITLPVNGLAIITIPTR from the coding sequence ATGTCACTGCTATCGAAACTTACCTTCGCTATACTTTCTTTCGCTCTTGTCAGCTCTGCACCTACACAGACTCCCGCCGAAGTCCTGCCAATCGACACACACGCCGCGGTAACACCTCTGCCGCACTTCTGGGAAACCATGTTCGGCTCAGGCCGCGCAATTCTTTCACTTCGCGACGGCTATCGGAAAGACCTGCGCGACGTTCACGATCAGGTAGGAATGCGCTATGTCCGCTTCCACGCCATTCTCCACGATGAAGTCGGCGTCTATGACGAAGATGAAAAGGGCCAGGCTGTCTATAACTTTTCCTACGTGGATCAGATTTACGACGGACTGCTGGAACGTGGCGTTCGCCCGTTTGTCGAAATCAGTTTCATGCCGCGAAAGCTTGCCTCCAATAAGGACGCAATCCATCCTTTCTGGTACAAGCAGAATGTCTCCCCGCCCAAGGATTATGCGAAGTGGGACGCGCTGATTCACGCGTTTGCGCAGCATCTGATCGATCGTTACGGAATCGATGAGGTCAGTCAGTGGTATTTCGAAGTATGGAATGAGCCGAACATCGACTTCTGGGCTGGCAATCCTAAGCAGGCAACTTACTTCGAACTCTACGATCACACGGCGCGCAGTCTCAAAGCTGTAAATCCGCGCCTCAGAGTCGGCGGCCCAGCAACTGCCGCTGCGCATTGGATTCCCGAGTTTCTCGCCCATACATCGCAGGAGCATGTACCCGTAGACTTCGTTTCCACACACGGCTATGCCGATGACTCGGTGGAAGACATGTTCGGCACTCACGAGGATATCCCGATGCGGGACCGCGTCTGCCGCGCAATCCAAAAGGTGCATGGAGAGATCGCCAATTCACCGTCGCCCTCGCTTCCGCTTTTCTGGACCGAATGGAATGTTCCTTCGTACGGCGACCTCAATGCGCGGGACAACTGGTACGTCGGAGCAGCCTTGGCGAAGGATATTCATGACTGCGACGGACAGGTAAACATGATGTCTTACTGGACCTTTGATGATGTCTTCGAGGAAGGCGGCGTGGTCCAAGATCCATTCCATGGCGGCTTCGGATTGATTGCCGCCGGAGGAATTAAGAAACCTAGTTTCTATGGTTTTTCCCTCCTTCACGAGTTGGGCGATGAGAGATTGGCCAATAAAGCCGACGACATCCTCGTAACCCGGCGCAAAGACGGGGCGATTGTGATCGCAGCCTGGAACCTCGTCGATCTCGATCACGCAGCTCAAGGCTCAGCCAAGACTGTGCAACTGAACTTCGAAGGCATAGACTCTGGCCGCACGGCTACCGTGCAGCGAATCGACGCGGAACACGGCAACCCATTGCCTGCGTACCTCGCAATGGGCAGCCCTCGCTATCCGACGCAAACGCAGATTGCAAAGCTGAACGAGGCATCGGCGCTACCTGCCCCTACCAAGGAAAAACTGAGCGGCAGAACTCTAAAAATCACACTTCCAGTGAACGGCCTGGCAATCATCACGATACCTACCAGGTAA
- a CDS encoding glucoamylase family protein: protein MSRRRMLALLGGAAIAPLIPAHIARAAASSGKYSLTHEDELFLDDFEKRACLFFWEQASPVTGQVLDRARNDLGGTRDPRKMASIAATGFGLTALCIADRRGYLPHAQIVERVKNTLDWHLNHFHHEHGFYYHFTDIETGVPFPGSEVSSIDTALLLCGVLTARAYFKDEKIHALATQIYERVDWPWMLNGGPTFSMGWFPNKGFLEARWVHFCELMMIYLLAIGSPTHPVAPSAWDAWTRPTVDYAGFHYISGHDPIFTHQYSHAWFDFRSKHDRYADYFENSMTATRAHKAFCLSMPKWYSEDYWGISASDYQGGYTAWGGPPPQGPIDGTVVPNAAAGSLAFVPADCLHVLRAMKEKWGKQAWGRYGFVDAFHPAANWYDPDVLGIDQGISVIMAENLRSGLIWETFMRNPEAENAMKKAGFVPGRMTT, encoded by the coding sequence ATGAGCCGCCGCCGGATGCTTGCACTCCTGGGTGGCGCCGCCATCGCTCCTCTTATTCCGGCCCACATCGCCCGCGCCGCCGCATCGTCAGGCAAGTATTCGCTCACGCACGAAGATGAGCTGTTTCTGGATGATTTCGAAAAGCGCGCATGTCTCTTCTTCTGGGAGCAGGCCAGCCCGGTGACCGGGCAGGTATTGGACCGCGCACGCAACGATCTAGGCGGTACGCGTGATCCACGCAAAATGGCCAGCATTGCGGCGACGGGCTTCGGTTTGACTGCGCTCTGCATTGCCGATCGCCGCGGCTACCTGCCGCATGCGCAGATCGTCGAGCGCGTCAAAAACACGCTCGACTGGCACCTCAACCATTTTCACCACGAGCACGGCTTCTACTACCACTTTACGGATATCGAGACCGGAGTTCCCTTCCCTGGCTCTGAGGTTTCCTCGATCGACACGGCGCTGCTGCTTTGCGGAGTACTCACAGCCCGCGCCTATTTCAAGGACGAAAAGATCCACGCGCTTGCCACTCAGATCTACGAGCGGGTTGACTGGCCCTGGATGCTGAATGGCGGTCCCACTTTCTCGATGGGATGGTTTCCAAACAAAGGCTTCCTCGAAGCACGCTGGGTGCATTTCTGCGAATTGATGATGATATATCTCCTCGCGATCGGCTCGCCAACGCATCCTGTTGCGCCCAGCGCCTGGGATGCATGGACGCGCCCGACCGTTGACTACGCAGGTTTCCACTACATTAGCGGCCATGATCCGATCTTTACGCACCAGTACTCGCACGCGTGGTTCGATTTCCGTTCCAAACATGACCGCTACGCCGACTACTTTGAAAACTCGATGACGGCGACACGCGCCCACAAGGCATTCTGCCTCTCAATGCCCAAGTGGTATTCCGAAGACTATTGGGGCATCAGCGCCTCTGACTATCAAGGTGGCTATACCGCGTGGGGCGGACCGCCGCCGCAAGGCCCTATCGACGGAACTGTTGTTCCGAACGCGGCCGCAGGCTCGCTCGCATTTGTTCCCGCAGATTGCCTGCATGTGTTGCGTGCGATGAAAGAGAAATGGGGCAAGCAGGCATGGGGACGTTACGGTTTTGTTGATGCTTTCCATCCCGCCGCCAACTGGTATGACCCGGATGTGCTAGGGATCGATCAGGGGATCTCTGTCATCATGGCAGAGAATCTGCGCAGTGGTCTGATCTGGGAAACCTTTATGCGCAATCCCGAAGCTGAGAACGCTATGAAGAAAGCAGGTTTTGTTCCCGGACGAATGACAACATGA
- a CDS encoding LacI family DNA-binding transcriptional regulator, translating into MNKKPNANLAKPKSPAMIDDSFGRKSIALKELSAYLELSQSTVSRVINGGAKAHRISEETQRRVLAAAAEFGYEANVIARSLRQKRTFTIGVLVPEISEGYSTAVLSGIEDALLKEGLFYFVASHRHHAELLEAYPRLLISRAVDGIIAVDTKVSENIPVPVVAISGHRHSQHMISVELDHRLAAHQALEHLQKLGHQRIAFIKGQAFSSDTSHRWKAIREVAGKLGITLYPDLVVQLRSADPSPEPGHLATQELINRKSPFTAIFSFNDVSAIGAITALREAGMQVPRDVSIVGFDDVLFAATSHPPLTTVRQPLRQMGQMAATTLLGLIQGDGRMAPGSVITVYSELVVRKSTARLSH; encoded by the coding sequence ATGAACAAGAAGCCGAATGCCAACCTCGCCAAACCAAAATCCCCAGCGATGATCGACGACTCTTTCGGACGAAAATCGATCGCGCTCAAGGAACTCTCGGCTTATCTCGAGCTCTCCCAGTCAACTGTTTCGCGCGTTATCAACGGAGGAGCCAAGGCACACCGAATCTCAGAAGAGACGCAGCGCCGCGTGCTCGCCGCAGCCGCTGAGTTTGGTTATGAAGCGAACGTCATTGCCCGCAGCCTACGCCAAAAGCGGACATTTACCATTGGCGTGCTGGTGCCGGAAATCAGCGAGGGCTATTCGACGGCTGTACTCAGCGGTATCGAAGATGCGCTCCTCAAAGAAGGCTTGTTTTATTTTGTCGCCAGCCACCGGCATCATGCCGAGTTATTGGAGGCTTATCCGCGCCTGCTGATCTCACGCGCCGTGGATGGCATCATTGCGGTTGACACCAAGGTCAGCGAAAACATCCCTGTGCCGGTCGTTGCAATCTCGGGGCACAGGCACAGTCAGCACATGATCAGCGTTGAGCTGGACCACCGGCTGGCAGCACACCAAGCTCTCGAACACCTGCAAAAACTGGGACACCAACGCATCGCCTTCATCAAGGGCCAGGCTTTCAGTTCGGACACGAGCCACCGCTGGAAGGCCATCCGCGAGGTCGCAGGTAAGCTCGGTATCACGCTGTATCCGGATTTAGTTGTGCAATTGCGGAGCGCGGACCCTAGTCCCGAGCCAGGTCATCTGGCTACGCAGGAGCTGATCAACCGTAAGAGCCCGTTCACCGCTATCTTCAGTTTCAACGATGTCTCGGCCATCGGCGCAATCACCGCGCTTCGCGAGGCTGGAATGCAGGTTCCACGCGATGTTTCGATTGTCGGATTCGATGACGTGCTATTTGCGGCAACGAGTCATCCACCGCTGACTACAGTACGGCAACCGCTGCGGCAGATGGGGCAGATGGCTGCTACTACGCTCCTTGGCCTGATTCAAGGAGATGGAAGGATGGCTCCGGGTTCTGTGATCACGGTGTACTCGGAGCTCGTGGTTCGCAAATCCACGGCCCGATTGTCGCATTAA